A genomic region of Zea mays cultivar B73 chromosome 6, Zm-B73-REFERENCE-NAM-5.0, whole genome shotgun sequence contains the following coding sequences:
- the LOC100272778 gene encoding uncharacterized protein isoform X1, with product MFSAARRLLTSRARSRALAAATPYPHSAVASPSCPRFPTPKEIRRGLDEFVVGQDKAKKVLSVAVHNHYKRIYNESSNKCSVKSWVRGGVATNSDDVIELEKSNILLIGPTGSGKTLLAKTLARYVNVPFVIADATAITQAGYSGEDVESVIYKLLVAADFNIEAAEHGIVYIDEVDKLTKKADCRKDRRDVSGEGVQQALLKIFEGTIISVPGKRSRENIPQGYVEVDTRNILFICGGAFFGLEKIVSERHQFYPVGFGIPICHELRNCSWRTVQESSSIDTVENDDLIAYGLIPEFIGRLPITVGLTNLSEEQLVQVVLMEPKNAIGKQYKKLFKMNDVKLHFTDNALRMIAKKALAKETGARGLRSIMEDILTEAMFEIPDGRHGKEKVIAVLVDEESVGPLHSRGCRAKIFRDDGALELYVYQNNIKLPGLIQSNPRRRRIFRLCLLVALSATKLWIYQTIPCFSSIYEWIAWILCKVYNFTQ from the exons ATGTTCTCCGCAGCTCGCCGCCTCCTCACGTCCCGCGCCCGCTCCCGCGCCCTGGCGGCGGCCACGCCCTACCCCCACTCCGCTGTGGCGTCCCCGTCGTGCCCTCGCTTTCCGACGCCCAAGGAGATCCGCAGGGGCTTGGACGAGTTCGTAGTTGGCCAGGACAAGGCCAAGAAG GTGCTCTCTGTTGCTGTGCACAATCACTACAAGAGGATATACAACGAGTCATCAAATAAGTG TTCTGTGAAAAGCTGGGTGCGTGGTGGTGTCGCTACGAACAGTGATGATGTCATTGAGCTTGAAAAGAGTAACATCCTTCTGATTGGGCCGACAGGGTCAG GTAAAACACTGTTAGCAAAAACGTTAGCTCGGTATGTGAATGTGCCATTCGTGATTGCTGATGCAACAGCAATTACACAG GCTGGATATTCTGGTGAAGATGTGGAATCTGTAATCTACAAACTTCTAGTG GCTGCTGACTTCAATATTGAAGCTGCAGAGCATGGTATTGTGTACATTGACGAAGTTGATAAGCTCACAAAGAAG GCTGACTGCCGCAAGGATCGAAGGGATGTATCTGGAGAGGGTGTGCAGCAAGCGTTGCTAAAAATATTTGAAGGAACA ATCATCAGCGTGCCAGGAAAAAGAAGTCGAGAAAATATACCCCAGGGTTATGTTGAG GTCGATACACGAAACATACTTTTTATTTGTGGAGGTGCCTTCTTTGGCTTGGAAAAGATAGTTTCAGAAAG ACATCAATTTTATCCTGTTGGATTTGGCATACCAATATGCCATGAGCTGCGGAACTGCAGCTGGAGAACTGTTCAGGAATCTTCCTCTATTGATACT GTTGAAAATGATGATTTGATTGCCTACGGCCTGATCCCAGAATTTATTGGAAGGTTGCCAATAACAGTTGGCCTGACCAATCTTAGTGAAGAGCAATTGGTTCAAGTA GTGCTCATGGAGCCCAAAAACGCAATAGGAAAGCAATACAAGAAGCTATTCAAAATGAATGAT GTCAAGCTTCATTTCACTGATAatgctttgaggatgatagcaaAGAAGGCACTCGCAAAAGAAACAGGAGCCCGAGGACTGCGGTCTATAATGGAGGACATTTTGACAGAAGCAATGTTTGAG ATTCCTGATGGTAGACACGGGAAAGAGAAGGTTATTGCTGTTCTTGTTGACGAAGAGTCTGTAGGACCACTACACTCTCGAGGGTGTCGAGCAAAAATTTTTCGGGATGATGGAGCCTTGGAACTGTATGTTTACCAGAACAATATCAAACTGCCCGGGCTGATTCAGAGCAACCCCAGACGCAGACGCATTTTCCGGCTCTGCCTTCTAGTCGCATTATCGGCAACAAAGCTTTGGATTTACCAGACAATTCCTTGTTTTTCATCGATATATGAATGGATTGCATGGATACTATGCAAGGTCTACAATTTTACACAATAA
- the LOC100279827 gene encoding Pentatricopeptide repeat-containing protein At3g49240, mitochondrial — protein sequence MSLSKPVSARRLVPALFPLAHADAASATASRRERRKDTFVATPPIPAPSPRAVRLAEPLPTLAPSRLAFHNRILALLSGPQADLPEAALLTRHALHSNCRPSSFTCAAVLAALLRTRRLEDFFALHRFALQAAVPPTAATHVLYLSALAARRLADDALHHLRIIARPGSPVPPSPTAYRVVVECLVADHGRLADAVKLKDEMLTSGFVGPDPKVYSLLMAGFVGAGDGAKALELYQELKDKVGGEPILDGIVYGTLMKAYFLMGTGEKVMECYKEVLCVESAVRFGAESYNEVVDALGQNGRLEDALKLFDRMLEEHDPPLRIAVDLRSFRVMVDTYCAAGRFEDAVAVFRRMGEWKLVPDVASYNNLIRHLQINQLIDKAEVLYNEMCESGVGADKETYLLLTEACFSVDRIDDGISYFDKMDELELKPDATAYHKLIDGLVGFSMVDKAQEYFNQMKEKGVNPSISSYETLLKAYIAADRLDDAVNVAKGILLNEKVLFSYGMRELLEGALRGDGRGNDIAKLYEDVEREKAEAEARAAEEKARAEALAREERERRRAEIAAKDEAAAKASAAAIEAILAHKRKTENEGGAPAPDANTLDGGFLSKLGLKTAGEGALQDNPTESGDDGEGALHGNPTESGDDGEGALQGNPTERNGGNVQQGYL from the coding sequence ATGTCGCTGTCGAAGCCGGTCTCGGCACGCCGCCTCGTGCCGGCGCTCTTCCCGCTCGCGCACGCGGACGCCGCCTCGGCCACGGCTTCCCGCCGCGAGCGCCGTAAGGACACGTTCGTCGCGACGCCCCCGATCCCCGCGCCTTCCCCGCGGGCAGTGCGCCTCGCGGAGCCGCTCCCCACGCTGGCGCCGTCACGCCTCGCGTTCCACAACCGGATCCTCGCGCTCCTCTCGGGGCCCCAGGCCGACCTCCCCGAGGCGGCGCTCCTCACCCGCCACGCGCTCCACTCCAACTGCCGCCCCTCATCCTTCACCTGCGCCGCCGTCCTCGCCGCGCTCCTCCGCACGCGCCGCCTCGAAGACTTCTTCGCGCTGCACCGCTTCGCGCTCCAAGCCGCCGTCCCGCCCACCGCCGCCACGCACGTGCTCTACCTATCCGCGCTCGCCGCGCGCCGCCTCGCCGACGACGCGCTCCACCACCTCCGCATCATCGCCCGCCCCGGCTCCCCCGTGCCGCCCTCCCCGACGGCCTACCGCGTCGTCGTCGAGTGCCTCGTTGCAGACCACGGCCGGCTCGCGGATGCCGTCAAGCTCAAGGATGAGATGCTCACCTCTGGATTCGTCGGGCCGGATCCCAAGGTCTACAGCCTTCTCATGGCTGGGTTCGTGGGTGCTGGGGATGGAGCCAAAGCCTTGGAGCTGTACCAAGAACTCAAGGACAAGGTTGGGGGCGAACCAATTCTGGATGGCATTGTGTACGGGACTCTCATGAAGGCGTACTTCCTTATGGGAACGGGGGAAAAGGTTATGGAGTGTTACAAAGAGGTGCTGTGTGTTGAATCTGCGGTGAGGTTTGGGGCCGAGAGCTACAATGAGGTGGTTGATGCGCTTGGGCAGAATGGGAGGTTGGAGGATGCACTTAAGCTGTTCGACAGAATGCTTGAGGAACATGACCCGCCACTGCGGATTGCAGTTGATCTGAGAAGCTTCAGGGTGATGGTTGATACCTATTGTGCTGCTGGGAGATTTGAAGATGCAGTTGCAGTGTTCAGAAGAATGGGGGAATGGAAGCTGGTGCCTGATGTGGCATCCTATAATAATTTGATTCGGCACCTGCAGATTAACCAGCTGATAGATAAGGCGGAGGTGCTCTACAATGAGATGTGTGAGAGTGGTGTTGGTGCGGATAAGGAGACATATTTACTGCTCACGGAAGCATGCTTCAGTGTTGATCGCATCGATGATGGTATCTCTTACTTTGACAAAATGGACGAATTGgagctgaagcctgatgcaactgCATATCATAAACTTATTGATGGCCTGGTGGGTTTCAGTATGGTCGACAAGGCTCAGGAATACTTCAATCAGATGAAGGAGAAGGGAGTTAACCCAAGCATCTCAAGCTACGAGACATTGCTGAAGGCATATATTGCTGCTGACCGGTTGGATGATGCAGTCAATGTTGCAAAAGGTATTCTTTTGAATGAGAAGGTTCTGTTCAGCTATGGAATGAGGGAGCTTTTAGAAGGAGCATTACGTGGAGATGGGAGGGGAAATGACATCGCCAAGTTATATGAGGATGTGGAGAGGGAAAAGGCTGAAGCGGAAGCCCGGGCTGCAGAAGAGAAGGCGAGGGCAGAGGCTCTTGCcagagaagagagggagaggaggagagCAGAGATTGCTGCTAAGGATGAAGCCGCAGCTAAAGCCAGTGCCGCTGCCATTGAAGCTATCCTAGCCCATAAAAGGAAGACAGAGAATGAAGGAGGAGCGCCTGCTCCTGATGCAAACACCCTGGATGGTGGCTTTCTCAGTAAGCTAGGCCTTAAAACAGCCGGAGAAGGGGCACTTCAAGACAATCCAACAGAAAGTGGAGACGATGGAGAAGGGGCACTTCATGGCAATCCAACAGAAAGTGGAGACGATGGAGAGGGGGCACTTCAAGGCAATCCAACGGAAAGAAATGGAGGCAATGTGCAGCAGGGATATCTGTGA
- the LOC103630623 gene encoding uncharacterized membrane protein YuiD codes for MEVLSSSRFARALLPNLLDPAIRLLSKPPCRRRRAVQTLASNAHAPTAAPSPSPSLALLLATALRGGRTGGELPDLATAATGGAGIGTLLMSTTAAAVTKARESPYLLALAANPTFVSGLVAWAVAQAAKALLTSVVERRWDLRMLFSSGGMPSSHTALCTALTASVALCHGVSDALFPVCLGFSLIVMYDATGVRRHAGMQAEVLNKIVEDLFEGHPISERKLKELLGHTPSQVFAGAILGILVAWYCCQGCIVPM; via the exons ATGGAGGTGCTCAGCTCCAGCCGCTTCGCTAGGGCACTCCTCCCGAACCTCCTCGACCCGGCCATCAGGCTCCTCAGCAAgcccccttgccgccgccgccgtgccgtTCAGACCCTAGCATCCAACGCCCACGCCCCCACCGccgcgccgtcgccgtcgccctcACTTGCTCTGCTCCTCGCCACCGCGCTGCGGGGCGGCCGCACGGGAGGGGAGCTACCCGACCTCGCGACCGCGGCCACTGGCGGGGCCGGGATAGGAACGCTGCTGATGAGCACCACGGCGGCGGCGGTGACCAAGGCACGGGAGAGCCCGTACCTGCTGGCGCTGGCCGCCAACCCGACCTTCGTGTCGGGGCTGGTGGCGTGGGCGGTGGCGCAGGCCGCCAAGGCGCTGCTCACCTCCGTCGTCGAGCGGCGGTGGGACCTGCGGATGCTCTTCAGCTCCGGCGGGATGCCGTCCTCGCACACCGCGCTGTGCACCGCGCTCACCGCCTCCGTGGCGCTCTGCCATGGTGTCAGCGACGCGCTCTTCCCCGTTTGTCTCGGTTTCAGTCTTATAGTTATGTACGATGCCACGGGCGTCAGGCGCCACGCCGGAATGCAGGCCGAG GTACTCAATAAGATCGTTGAGGACCTGTTTGAAGGCCATCCGATTAGCGAAAGAAAACTTAAGGAGTTGTTAGGACATACTCCGTCACAGGTCTTTGCCGGAGCGATTTTAGGCATCCTGGTGGCATGGTATTGCTGCCAAGGCTGTATTGTTCCCATGTGA
- the LOC100272778 gene encoding uncharacterized protein LOC100272778, whose translation MFSAARRLLTSRARSRALAAATPYPHSAVASPSCPRFPTPKEIRRGLDEFVVGQDKAKKVLSVAVHNHYKRIYNESSNKCSVKSWVRGGVATNSDDVIELEKSNILLIGPTGSGKTLLAKTLARYVNVPFVIADATAITQAGYSGEDVESVIYKLLVAADFNIEAAEHGIVYIDEVDKLTKKADCRKDRRDVSGEGVQQALLKIFEGTIISVPGKRSRENIPQGYVEVDTRNILFICGGAFFGLEKIVSERHQFYPVGFGIPICHELRNCSWRTVQESSSIDTVENDDLIAYGLIPEFIGRLPITVGLTNLSEEQLVQVLMEPKNAIGKQYKKLFKMNDVKLHFTDNALRMIAKKALAKETGARGLRSIMEDILTEAMFEIPDGRHGKEKVIAVLVDEESVGPLHSRGCRAKIFRDDGALELYVYQNNIKLPGLIQSNPRRRRIFRLCLLVALSATKLWIYQTIPCFSSIYEWIAWILCKVYNFTQ comes from the exons ATGTTCTCCGCAGCTCGCCGCCTCCTCACGTCCCGCGCCCGCTCCCGCGCCCTGGCGGCGGCCACGCCCTACCCCCACTCCGCTGTGGCGTCCCCGTCGTGCCCTCGCTTTCCGACGCCCAAGGAGATCCGCAGGGGCTTGGACGAGTTCGTAGTTGGCCAGGACAAGGCCAAGAAG GTGCTCTCTGTTGCTGTGCACAATCACTACAAGAGGATATACAACGAGTCATCAAATAAGTG TTCTGTGAAAAGCTGGGTGCGTGGTGGTGTCGCTACGAACAGTGATGATGTCATTGAGCTTGAAAAGAGTAACATCCTTCTGATTGGGCCGACAGGGTCAG GTAAAACACTGTTAGCAAAAACGTTAGCTCGGTATGTGAATGTGCCATTCGTGATTGCTGATGCAACAGCAATTACACAG GCTGGATATTCTGGTGAAGATGTGGAATCTGTAATCTACAAACTTCTAGTG GCTGCTGACTTCAATATTGAAGCTGCAGAGCATGGTATTGTGTACATTGACGAAGTTGATAAGCTCACAAAGAAG GCTGACTGCCGCAAGGATCGAAGGGATGTATCTGGAGAGGGTGTGCAGCAAGCGTTGCTAAAAATATTTGAAGGAACA ATCATCAGCGTGCCAGGAAAAAGAAGTCGAGAAAATATACCCCAGGGTTATGTTGAG GTCGATACACGAAACATACTTTTTATTTGTGGAGGTGCCTTCTTTGGCTTGGAAAAGATAGTTTCAGAAAG ACATCAATTTTATCCTGTTGGATTTGGCATACCAATATGCCATGAGCTGCGGAACTGCAGCTGGAGAACTGTTCAGGAATCTTCCTCTATTGATACT GTTGAAAATGATGATTTGATTGCCTACGGCCTGATCCCAGAATTTATTGGAAGGTTGCCAATAACAGTTGGCCTGACCAATCTTAGTGAAGAGCAATTGGTTCAA GTGCTCATGGAGCCCAAAAACGCAATAGGAAAGCAATACAAGAAGCTATTCAAAATGAATGAT GTCAAGCTTCATTTCACTGATAatgctttgaggatgatagcaaAGAAGGCACTCGCAAAAGAAACAGGAGCCCGAGGACTGCGGTCTATAATGGAGGACATTTTGACAGAAGCAATGTTTGAG ATTCCTGATGGTAGACACGGGAAAGAGAAGGTTATTGCTGTTCTTGTTGACGAAGAGTCTGTAGGACCACTACACTCTCGAGGGTGTCGAGCAAAAATTTTTCGGGATGATGGAGCCTTGGAACTGTATGTTTACCAGAACAATATCAAACTGCCCGGGCTGATTCAGAGCAACCCCAGACGCAGACGCATTTTCCGGCTCTGCCTTCTAGTCGCATTATCGGCAACAAAGCTTTGGATTTACCAGACAATTCCTTGTTTTTCATCGATATATGAATGGATTGCATGGATACTATGCAAGGTCTACAATTTTACACAATAA
- the LOC100272778 gene encoding uncharacterized protein isoform X2, producing the protein MFSAARRLLTSRARSRALAAATPYPHSAVASPSCPRFPTPKEIRRGLDEFVVGQDKAKKVLSVAVHNHYKRIYNESSNKCSVKSWVRGGVATNSDDVIELEKSNILLIGPTGSGKTLLAKTLARYVNVPFVIADATAITQAGYSGEDVESVIYKLLVAADFNIEAAEHGIVYIDEVDKLTKKADCRKDRRDVSGEGVQQALLKIFEGTIISVPGKRSRENIPQGYVEVDTRNILFICGGAFFGLEKIVSERHQFYPVGFGIPICHELRNCSWRTVQESSSIDTVKLHFTDNALRMIAKKALAKETGARGLRSIMEDILTEAMFEIPDGRHGKEKVIAVLVDEESVGPLHSRGCRAKIFRDDGALELYVYQNNIKLPGLIQSNPRRRRIFRLCLLVALSATKLWIYQTIPCFSSIYEWIAWILCKVYNFTQ; encoded by the exons ATGTTCTCCGCAGCTCGCCGCCTCCTCACGTCCCGCGCCCGCTCCCGCGCCCTGGCGGCGGCCACGCCCTACCCCCACTCCGCTGTGGCGTCCCCGTCGTGCCCTCGCTTTCCGACGCCCAAGGAGATCCGCAGGGGCTTGGACGAGTTCGTAGTTGGCCAGGACAAGGCCAAGAAG GTGCTCTCTGTTGCTGTGCACAATCACTACAAGAGGATATACAACGAGTCATCAAATAAGTG TTCTGTGAAAAGCTGGGTGCGTGGTGGTGTCGCTACGAACAGTGATGATGTCATTGAGCTTGAAAAGAGTAACATCCTTCTGATTGGGCCGACAGGGTCAG GTAAAACACTGTTAGCAAAAACGTTAGCTCGGTATGTGAATGTGCCATTCGTGATTGCTGATGCAACAGCAATTACACAG GCTGGATATTCTGGTGAAGATGTGGAATCTGTAATCTACAAACTTCTAGTG GCTGCTGACTTCAATATTGAAGCTGCAGAGCATGGTATTGTGTACATTGACGAAGTTGATAAGCTCACAAAGAAG GCTGACTGCCGCAAGGATCGAAGGGATGTATCTGGAGAGGGTGTGCAGCAAGCGTTGCTAAAAATATTTGAAGGAACA ATCATCAGCGTGCCAGGAAAAAGAAGTCGAGAAAATATACCCCAGGGTTATGTTGAG GTCGATACACGAAACATACTTTTTATTTGTGGAGGTGCCTTCTTTGGCTTGGAAAAGATAGTTTCAGAAAG ACATCAATTTTATCCTGTTGGATTTGGCATACCAATATGCCATGAGCTGCGGAACTGCAGCTGGAGAACTGTTCAGGAATCTTCCTCTATTGATACT GTCAAGCTTCATTTCACTGATAatgctttgaggatgatagcaaAGAAGGCACTCGCAAAAGAAACAGGAGCCCGAGGACTGCGGTCTATAATGGAGGACATTTTGACAGAAGCAATGTTTGAG ATTCCTGATGGTAGACACGGGAAAGAGAAGGTTATTGCTGTTCTTGTTGACGAAGAGTCTGTAGGACCACTACACTCTCGAGGGTGTCGAGCAAAAATTTTTCGGGATGATGGAGCCTTGGAACTGTATGTTTACCAGAACAATATCAAACTGCCCGGGCTGATTCAGAGCAACCCCAGACGCAGACGCATTTTCCGGCTCTGCCTTCTAGTCGCATTATCGGCAACAAAGCTTTGGATTTACCAGACAATTCCTTGTTTTTCATCGATATATGAATGGATTGCATGGATACTATGCAAGGTCTACAATTTTACACAATAA